The Synechococcus sp. HK05 genomic interval GCCGATCTGCACCCGATCGATCCCGCCGAGCTACCGCCGCCGGAGCGGCCCTGGCAGCCCGATCCCGAGCAGGGCGAGCTGGAGCTGGGCCCCACCCCGAACCGCAGCCTCGATAGCCGCTGGGGCCGGGCCAGCTATTCCGCCTGGGCCCATGCCGGCGCCGCCCTACCCCCCCAAGCGCAAGACGAGGGCCGCGACAGCGACGCCCTGAGCCCCAGCGACGACAGCGATGGGGCCGCCACGCCGCCAGCTGCCAGCGCCCACTGGCCAGCCCTGGGCCCTCTCGCCCAGTTCCCCCGCGGCGCCGGTCCCGGCGATGCCCTGCACCGCATGCTCGAGCAACTCGATTTCGGCGCGCTGGCCTGCAACCCGGAAGCCAGTCGCCCCTTGCTGGTCCAGGAGCTGGAGCGCGCCGGCCTCGAGCCAGAGCTGATCGATCCGCTGCTGGCAGGGCTGGTGCAGCTGGTGCAAAGCCCCCTGGGCGGAGCCCTGGGGGCCTGCCGGCTGATGGATCTGACGAGCGGCAGCTGGCTGAGCGAACTCAACTTCGATCTCCCCCTCGCCCACGACAACCCGGCGCAGCTGGTGCGCAGCAGCGGCCTCGCGGCCGCCTTTGAGCAGCACCCGGGCGGCGCCTTCGGGGCTGACTACGGCCGCCAGCTGCGCAGCTTGCAGGTGGCCAGCCGCGGCTTCCTCACCGGGTCGATCGATCTGGTGTTCCAGTGGCAGGAGCGCTGGTGGGTGGCCGACTGGAAGAGCAACTGGCTGGGCCGCAAAGGCAGCCAGCGCCAAGTGCTGGCCTGCGGCCCGGCCGACTACAGCCAGGCCGCTATGGCGGAGCTAATGGCCCGCAGCCACTACCCCCTCCAGGCGCACCTCTATCTGGTGGCACTGCACCGCTACCTGAGCTGGCGGCTGCCGGGCTACGACCCCTCAGCCCATCTGGGTGGCTACGCCTACGTGTTCCTGCGGGGTGTGCCGGGGCCGATGGCCGATCCCGAAGCGGGCGTTCCCGGCGTGGTGGTGGACACCCCACCCCTGGAGCGTCTGATCGCCCTCGACGCCCTGCTGCGGGAGGGCCAGCCATGAGCAGCCTGGCCGCCGCCCTGCAGGACACCCTGCTGCGCCGCCTCCCCCCGGCAGCGGGGGTGGATCCGCGCCTGCTGCAACCGCTGATCGCCGCGTTGTTCGAGGCCCTGGAGCAGGGCGAGCTCGGCCTGGATCTACGCCACCACAGCGTGGAGGAGGCCGCCCTGGAGGCCCTGACCGCCAGCGGCTGGCTGAACGGACCCGAGGCGCTGTTGGTGCGCGATGGCCCCTGGCTGCGCTGGCGCCGCTGGCACGAGCAACTCCAGCACTGCTTAAGCGATCTGATCGCCCGCGCCAACACGCCCCTCAGCCAGGCCCCAAGCCCAAGCGCCCGTCAAGCCGCCCAAGCCGCCGCGGCCCAAGCCGGGCTCGACGCGCAACAACAGGCCGCCGTGGTGGCCCTGCTCGAGCGCCAGCTGGTGCTGCTGCTCGGGGGCCCGGGCACGGGCAAAACCTCCACGGTGGCGCGGATGCTTGAGGCCGCCCTGGCACGGGAGCCGCAGCTGCGGGTGCAACTGGCGGCCCCCACCGGCAAAGCCGCCGCCCGCCTGAGCGCAGCCCTCACCGGCGCGCAGCCGCTGCCCTGCTCCACCCTGCACCGGCTGCTCGAGGCCCGCGGCAGCAACCGCTTCGCCCGCAACGCACGCCATCCGCTGGAGCTCGATCTGCTGGTGGTGGATGAGCTCTCGATGGTGGATCTGCCGTTGATGGCCGCCCTGCTCGAGGCCCTGCCCGAGCGGGCGCGGGTGCTGCTGGTGGGCGATGCAGGGCAGTTGCCGCCGGTGGGCACCGGCGCGGTGCTCGAGGAGCTCTGTCGCCCCCACTGCCGCGAGCAGCTCGGCGGCGCGGTGGTTGAGCTCACCACCACTTACCGCAACAACGGCGCCATCGCCGAGCTGGCTGCTGCCCTGCGCCAGCTACAGCCGACTGCTACAGGTCCACTCGAGGCCCTGCGCCCGCAGCTCGAGCAGCTGCCCGCCGAGGCCAACCTCACCTGGCTGGAAGCCCCCCTGCCCCAACTACCGGCAGCGGTGCTCCAGCCCCTGAGAGAGCAGCAACAGCAGCTGCGCCAGCGGTGCCAAACGCTGCGTTGGCAGGGGGAGCAGCTGCACCCCAGCGATGGGGCGGCCCTGCTCGAGGCACTGGAGGAGCGCATCGCCTTGAGCCCGCTGCGGCAGGGGGCCTGGGGGGTGGAGGCCCTGCATCGGGCCCTGCTCGGTCCAGCGGCGGCAGCGCCGCTGGAGCGCTGGCCCCTCGGCACACCGGTGCTCAACCGGCTCAACCGCCCGGAACAGGAGCTCGCCAATGGCGACATTGGCGTGCTTGTGGAGCGCGACGGCCAGCGGCTGGTGTGGATGAGCAGCGGCCGGCTGCTCCATCCGGCCCGGCTGGCGGGGGCGGAGCCAGCCCTGGCCCTCACGGTGCACAAGGCCCAAGGCAGCCAATACGGCGAGGTGTTGCTGCTACTGCCCCCCAGCCGCCACAGCGATCCGCGACTGCTGTACACCGGGCTCACCCGGGCCCGGAGGCGGGTGCTGCTGGTCACACCGGCGTCACCCGCCTAGCGTCAGCGCCATGACCAACGTGGTGGCACGCCCCTGGGGCTGGTTTGAACCGCTGGGGGGCGGCGAGGGCTACCTGGTGAAACGCCTCTGCATCCGCGCCGGCCAGCGCATCAGCTTGCAGCGCCACCACCACCGCAGCGAGCACTGGGTGGTGGTGGCGGGCAGCGGCACCCTGCTCTGCGAGCAACACAGCGTGCAGGCGCAACCCGGCACCACCCTCTTGATCCCCTGCGGCGCGGTGCACCGCGCCAGCGCCGGCGAGCAGGATCTCCTGATCGTGGAAGTGCAGCGCGGTGAGCTGCTCAGCGAAGACGACATCGAACGCTTCGCCGATGACTACCAACGCCCCACAAGGAGCGCTTCAGGCCAAGTGTTAGATTGATTGAGAGACCCTTTGTGTAAGGGCAAGGCAGTTATTCGAAGCGATACCGCTTCATTACCAGGGTGTCTGCCGGCCTGTCGACGAAGGACATTTCAGGCCCAGCCATTCAGAACGTGACCCAGAACCTTTGCGAGAGCCTCGACAGCTCTGTGGATCAACGCGTCCAGGAAACATCCATCCAAACCCAATCCACCAATTCGGCTGAACCCAGCAGCCCTGAAGCCACCAACGCAGCCCAGGTGGCCGTTGATCTGAGCGCCCTCGATCTCGCCAGCAACGCCGCCGCCGAAGGCGAGGCCCCGCTGGAGCTCAGCACCACTGTGATCCCCGCCAAACCCACGGGGTTCGCCAGCTTCGGCTTCGCGCCTGAGCTGCTCGATGCCCTCACCGCCATCGGCTACGAGGAGCCCTCGCCGATTCAGAAGGCGGCCATCCCCGAGCTGCTGCTCGGCCGCGACCTGGTGGGCCAGGCCCAAACCGGCACCGGCAAAACGGCTGCCTTCGCCCTGCCGATGCTCGCGGCTCTCGACGGCCAGCAGCGCACCCCCCAGGTGCTGGTGCTCACCCCCACCCGCGAGCTGGCGATCCAGGTGGCCGACGCGTTCAAGAGCTATGCGGCCAACATGCCGCACCTGCGCGTGCTGCCCCTCTACGGCGGCTCCGATTTCCGCGATCAGATCGTGCGCCTCAAGCGCGGCGTGCAGATCGTGGTGGGCACCCCCGGCCGCGTGATGGATCACATGCGCCAGGGCACCCTCGATCTCTCAGGCCTGCGCAGCCTGGTGCTCGATGAAGCCGACGAGATGCTGCGCATGGGCTTCATCGACGACGTGGAGTGGGTGCTCGAGCAGCTGCCCAGCCAGCGCCAGGTGGTGCTCTTCTCCGCCACAATGCCGCCTGAGATCCGGCGCATCTCGCACAAATACCTCAACGATCCCGCTGAGGTCACGATCAAAACGAAGGGCGCCGATTCCAGTCGGATTCGCCAGCGCTTCATCACCGTCAACGGTCCTCAGAAGCTCGAAGCCCTCACCCGGGTGCTCGAGTCGGAAACCAAGGAGGGGGTGATCATCTTTGCCCGCACCAAGGCGATCACCGTCACCGTGGCGGAGGCCCTAGAGGCCAAGGGCTACGACGTGGCCGTGCTCAACGGCGATGTGGCCCAGAGCCAACGGGAACGCACAATCGAGCGCCTCAAAAACGGCACCGTGGATGTGCTGGTGGCCACCGATGTGGCCGCCCGCGGCCTCGATGTGGATCGCATCACCTTGGTGGTGAACTACGACATCCCCTTCGATTCCGAGGCCTACGTGCACCGGGTCGGACGCACGGGCCGCGCCGGCCGCAGCGGCGACGCGATTCTGTTCGTCACCCCGCGGGAGCGGCGCTTCCTCGGCGGCCTTGAGCGGGCGGTGGGCCGGCCGATCGAGCCGATGCAGATTCCCAGCAACGCCACCATCAACCAGAGCCGCTTGGATCGCCTGCGCCAGCGCCTCTGCGACGGCCTCACCACCGAAGGCCGTGAGGAAGAGCGCGCTCTCCTCTCGGAGATCGTGCAACGGGTGGCCCAGGAAAGCGGCGCCAGCCCGGAGCAACTCGCCCTCGCAGCCCTGCAGCTGGTGGTGGGTCCCCAGCCGCTGCTGGTGCAAGGCGATGAAAGCTGGATTCGCCAGGCCGGCGGGCGTGACGGCGGTCGCGATGGCGGGCGTGATGGTCGCCGCGATGGGCGCCGTGACGACCGGCCCGGCGCCAGCCGCCGCGGCCCCCGCGAACAGTCCGGCCCGCCGGAATCGGGCATGGAGCGCTTCCGCATCGAGGTGGGCTGGCGCGATCGCGTCAAGCCCGGGAACATCGTGGGCGCGATTGCCAATGAAGCCGGCCTCAACGGCCGCAGCATTGGCCGCATCCAGATCTTCGATGCCCACAGTCTGGTGGACCTGCCTCAAGGCATGCCCGAGGACGTGTTCCAGGGTCTGCGGCGCCTCAAGGTGATGAACCGCGAACTGCAGATCAGCCGCTCCCGCGACTGATCTGGTTTCAGCTAAAGCGGGGCTCAGGCACACAGGCCAGTGAGCCCCTCGGTGGACAACTCAGACGAGAGCAACGTCAGCTGCTCCACACTGAGCCGCTCCACCGCTACCACCAGGCTGGGCTGCACGCTCTCGCATTCGCTGGCCACCAGGCTCTGCAGGAGATCAAAGCGATCCTGGGGAGCCAGCTCACCGTCTTCGCTCCAGGCCAGACTCCAGGGCACGGGTGCCGTCATGGGAGGCGCTCGCTACGAGTGTGGATTTACTGACATTCGGACAATAGTTCGGGATCGTGGCGTTTCTTCCGCTTCCCTTCGGGGTTGCTTCAAGCCTCTTCACGCAGCGCAGCACCCTTGCCGCAAGCGCCAAGCTGCCCGACGGTGCCGCTGTAGTGTGACTGAGATTCAAAGGCTTACTGGCTCCATCCGGAACCGCGCAGCACCCACGGATCAGTTTTCAGGTTCCGCAACAAGGAATGACCATTTACATCGGCAACCTCTCGTTCCAGGCCGAACAAGAGGATTTGCTTGACCTCTTCAGCCAGTACGGCGAAGTGGCCAAGTGCAGCCTTCCCCTCGACCGTGAAACCGGCCGTAAGCGCGGTTTCGCCTTCGTGGAGATGGCCACCGACGCCGACGAGCAGAAGGCCATTGACGACCTCCAGAACGTGGAGTGGATGGGTCGCATGATCCGTGTCAACAAGGCCACCCCCCGCCAGGGCGGCGGTGGTGGTGGCGGCGGCTACGGCGGTGGCGGTGGCGGCGGTGGTCGCGGCGGCTATGGCGGTGGCGGCGGCAACCGTGGCGGCGGCTACGGCGGCGGCGGTGACCGTGGTGGTTACGGCGGTGGCGGCGGCTACGGCGGCGGTGGCGGTTACGACGGCGGCGGCGGCAACCGCTGGTGATCCAGCCCCTCTGAGCGCCCGCTCAACAGAAAGCCCTGGGTTCCGGTCATCAGGCCGGCCCAGGGCTTTTTTGCTGGCCCTCGATGCGGATGCCATCGAGGGCTGATCAACAGCAATCAAGCGATCGCTTCGGACTCCTCGAGTTCGACCAGATCGTGCAGCTGATCGCGCTGCCATTCGCGGCAACGCACCTCGGTCACGGGATGGGTGGGTTGCAGTTCGCCTTCACGGGGCTCCGGCAAGGCGTTGCGCAGGCTGCGGCGGCGCAGCTTCGCCGTCCAACGATGGAAGCGATGAAAGTCTCGGGTCCGTGTCATGAACACCTCCTGGTGGTGACACCACAGGTCTAACGCCGGGCGCAACCCTTGCACTGTTCATCGGCAACAGCTTCACAAGGAGCCGTTGGCCTGGGCCTGGAGCACCGCGTCGTACTGATCGAAGCCCACCAGCTCCCGCAGCTCGGCGAACTCCAGCATCCGCTGCGGGGTGCGGCCGGCCGCCAGATCCGCCAGGGCCTCTTGCATCGCGGCGGCCGCGCAGGAGAGCAGGGTGAGCGGATAGGCCGCCAGCCGGAAGCCCATCTCCGCCAACTGCGCCGGCGGCAGCAGCGGTGTGAAGCCCCCCTCGAGCATGTTGGCCATGCGCCAGCCAGGCACCTCGGCGCAGAAGCGCCGCAGTTCCGCCTCCGAGCGCGGCGCCTCCAGAAACAACACCTCAGCGCCCAGCTCAGCGAACGCCCGCAAACGCCACAGGGCCTCCTCCAGCGCCGCCTCGTCGCCATGGCTCGCCGCCAGGGCCGAGCGGGCATCGGTGCGCGCCACGATCACCAAGTCGGCACCTTCCGCGCGGGCCGCCACCGCCGCGCGGATCCGGCCCAGTGCCTCCTCGCGGCTCACCACCTCCTTCACACCGGTGTGGCCGCAACGCTTCGGGGCCAGCTGGTCTTCCAGCATGATCCCGGCGAACCCAGCCCGGGCGAATTGGTGCATGGTGCGCTGCACGTTGGCCGCGTTGCCGTGGCCGGTGTCGCCATCACCGATCACGGGGATGCGCACCGCACTGCAGATCGAGCGCCCCTGATCGAGCATCTCCGACACGGTGAGCAAGCCCGTATCGGGCAACGCCGCCCGCGCCGCGGCCACCGAGAAACCACTCATGAAGGTGAGCGGAAAGCCAGCGCGCTCCACCAACCGCGCCGAGAGGGCATCGAAGCAGCAGGGCATCACCTGGCACGCGTCAGCCGCCAACAGGGTGCGCAGCTGGGCGGCGGGGCTGGTGAACGGTTGCATCAGACCCCTGGCGCCATCGCTTGAGCGTTGCACAGCTCATCGTGCGCCTGGCCTTGAATGCAGCCATGGCTCACCACCCCTCCCCCCTGCAACGCCTGCTTGGCAGCCTTCGCCCCCACCGCTGCCTGGTGTGGCTGGCGGCCAGCTGCTCGGTGCTCAACAAGCTGTTTGATCTGGCGCCGCCAGTGCTGATCGGCCTGGCAGTGGATGTGGTGGTGCAGCAAAACACCTCCTGGCTTGCGGCCTTCGGGGTGACCACGGTGCCCGCACAGCTGGGGGTGTTGGCCGCGCTCTCCTTTGTGATCTGGAGCGCCGAATCGCTGTTCGAATACCTCTACGCCCTGCTCTGGCGCAACCTGGCGCAAACCGTGCAGCACGAGCTGCGCCTCGAGGCCTACAGCCATCTGCAACGGCTGGAGATGGGCTTCTTTGAAGCCAGCAGCAGTGGTCGCCTCATGGCGATCTTGAACGACGACATCAACCAGCTCGAGCGCTTCCTCAATCACGGCGCCAACGAGATCCTGCAGCTGATCACCACAGTGTTGGCGGTGGGCGGCGCGATGGTGTGGCTCTCGCCCATGGTGGCGGGGGTGTCGTTCATCCCGATCCCGCTGATCCTCTGGGGATCGCTGCGTTTCCAGAAACAGCTGCAACCCCGCTACCGCGAGGTGCGCGAGCGCGCCGGAGATCTCGCCAGCCGCCTGGCCAACAACCTCGGCGGCATGCTCACGATCAAGAGCTACGCGGCTGAGCCGTGGGAGAACCAACGCCTCGCCGAGCAAAGCCAGGCCTACCGGATCAGCAACGCCAAAGCGATCCGCTTCTCAGCCGCCTTC includes:
- a CDS encoding phosphomannose isomerase type II C-terminal cupin domain; the protein is MTNVVARPWGWFEPLGGGEGYLVKRLCIRAGQRISLQRHHHRSEHWVVVAGSGTLLCEQHSVQAQPGTTLLIPCGAVHRASAGEQDLLIVEVQRGELLSEDDIERFADDYQRPTRSASGQVLD
- a CDS encoding oxaloacetate decarboxylase encodes the protein MQPFTSPAAQLRTLLAADACQVMPCCFDALSARLVERAGFPLTFMSGFSVAAARAALPDTGLLTVSEMLDQGRSICSAVRIPVIGDGDTGHGNAANVQRTMHQFARAGFAGIMLEDQLAPKRCGHTGVKEVVSREEALGRIRAAVAARAEGADLVIVARTDARSALAASHGDEAALEEALWRLRAFAELGAEVLFLEAPRSEAELRRFCAEVPGWRMANMLEGGFTPLLPPAQLAEMGFRLAAYPLTLLSCAAAAMQEALADLAAGRTPQRMLEFAELRELVGFDQYDAVLQAQANGSL
- a CDS encoding RNA-binding protein: MTIYIGNLSFQAEQEDLLDLFSQYGEVAKCSLPLDRETGRKRGFAFVEMATDADEQKAIDDLQNVEWMGRMIRVNKATPRQGGGGGGGGYGGGGGGGGRGGYGGGGGNRGGGYGGGGDRGGYGGGGGYGGGGGYDGGGGNRW
- a CDS encoding ATP-dependent RecD-like DNA helicase, encoding MSSLAAALQDTLLRRLPPAAGVDPRLLQPLIAALFEALEQGELGLDLRHHSVEEAALEALTASGWLNGPEALLVRDGPWLRWRRWHEQLQHCLSDLIARANTPLSQAPSPSARQAAQAAAAQAGLDAQQQAAVVALLERQLVLLLGGPGTGKTSTVARMLEAALAREPQLRVQLAAPTGKAAARLSAALTGAQPLPCSTLHRLLEARGSNRFARNARHPLELDLLVVDELSMVDLPLMAALLEALPERARVLLVGDAGQLPPVGTGAVLEELCRPHCREQLGGAVVELTTTYRNNGAIAELAAALRQLQPTATGPLEALRPQLEQLPAEANLTWLEAPLPQLPAAVLQPLREQQQQLRQRCQTLRWQGEQLHPSDGAALLEALEERIALSPLRQGAWGVEALHRALLGPAAAAPLERWPLGTPVLNRLNRPEQELANGDIGVLVERDGQRLVWMSSGRLLHPARLAGAEPALALTVHKAQGSQYGEVLLLLPPSRHSDPRLLYTGLTRARRRVLLVTPASPA
- a CDS encoding DEAD/DEAH box helicase, encoding MELSTTVIPAKPTGFASFGFAPELLDALTAIGYEEPSPIQKAAIPELLLGRDLVGQAQTGTGKTAAFALPMLAALDGQQRTPQVLVLTPTRELAIQVADAFKSYAANMPHLRVLPLYGGSDFRDQIVRLKRGVQIVVGTPGRVMDHMRQGTLDLSGLRSLVLDEADEMLRMGFIDDVEWVLEQLPSQRQVVLFSATMPPEIRRISHKYLNDPAEVTIKTKGADSSRIRQRFITVNGPQKLEALTRVLESETKEGVIIFARTKAITVTVAEALEAKGYDVAVLNGDVAQSQRERTIERLKNGTVDVLVATDVAARGLDVDRITLVVNYDIPFDSEAYVHRVGRTGRAGRSGDAILFVTPRERRFLGGLERAVGRPIEPMQIPSNATINQSRLDRLRQRLCDGLTTEGREEERALLSEIVQRVAQESGASPEQLALAALQLVVGPQPLLVQGDESWIRQAGGRDGGRDGGRDGRRDGRRDDRPGASRRGPREQSGPPESGMERFRIEVGWRDRVKPGNIVGAIANEAGLNGRSIGRIQIFDAHSLVDLPQGMPEDVFQGLRRLKVMNRELQISRSRD